One window of the Ignavibacteria bacterium genome contains the following:
- a CDS encoding T9SS type A sorting domain-containing protein: protein MKMKKIFYWLIALSVVQNVHSQSVEGLIEKYRDRGYVITKVEKDIYKIENKWGDVLNYVELTTSNEANLKLFDDPKLNYPDPQYIYPYELDTTIYGQKYKLWKEIDVSTYLPSDPIVIADANNNGLPEIYGVLYGLDTLDLHSVIYEMDSLKNFPLKYIYKPEPWFVQHPVTIGDINGDGIKDLGVRAGPYTIHHLRFYTGNSINSLPTNFMFISNYLNGLVTNCKILDLDKNGRTNLICRSETYMRIYILEYNPLTNNYDSVFSMRSPLDRQLRTFTVGDFDQDGKGDIFFGSGTKLFMLENVFGREYQIVWETTLPYSNLAYFMVTNDFNKNGKPEFWVGSQFLPTYTYPFLVLWCFESNGDNSYELIHQIYLIDAESWITGYALPSDIDNDGEEELVICVAENFVIILKPKRVEGKYIFEPFYINFSKRFNYFSVNTYDFDNDGKLELTISGDRWRTSPSQAWTATRIYKENFLSSVKNDKNTKLENFRISHSYPNPFNSKTQFKLLVPNNLKSNHFDIRIFNLLGKEIKVLLNQELYSGGHFIEWDGKNNDGYELASGMYFIQVKNLQTIQTIKTILIK, encoded by the coding sequence ATGAAAATGAAAAAAATATTTTATTGGCTGATTGCTCTATCTGTTGTTCAAAATGTTCACTCTCAGTCTGTTGAAGGGTTAATTGAAAAATACCGTGATAGAGGATATGTAATAACTAAAGTTGAAAAAGACATTTATAAAATTGAAAATAAATGGGGTGATGTATTAAACTATGTTGAACTAACAACATCAAACGAGGCTAATCTAAAATTATTCGACGATCCAAAGTTAAATTACCCTGATCCGCAGTATATCTACCCATACGAGTTGGATACAACAATTTACGGGCAAAAATATAAGCTTTGGAAGGAAATTGATGTTTCAACGTATTTGCCATCAGACCCTATAGTTATTGCGGATGCGAATAATAATGGTTTGCCGGAAATTTATGGAGTACTGTACGGATTGGATACACTTGATCTGCATAGTGTTATATATGAAATGGATTCATTAAAGAACTTTCCGCTAAAGTATATTTATAAACCTGAGCCATGGTTCGTACAACATCCAGTGACAATAGGAGACATAAATGGAGATGGGATAAAAGATTTAGGCGTTAGAGCGGGTCCATATACAATACATCATTTAAGATTTTATACAGGAAATAGTATCAATTCTCTGCCAACGAATTTTATGTTCATTTCAAATTATTTAAATGGATTAGTAACTAATTGCAAAATTTTAGATTTGGATAAAAACGGTAGAACAAATTTAATCTGTCGTTCAGAGACTTATATGAGAATTTATATACTCGAATATAATCCGCTTACTAACAATTATGATTCTGTATTTTCAATGCGGAGTCCATTAGATCGACAACTTAGAACTTTTACAGTTGGTGATTTCGATCAGGATGGAAAAGGTGATATTTTTTTCGGAAGCGGTACAAAACTATTTATGCTTGAAAATGTTTTTGGACGAGAATACCAAATTGTATGGGAGACTACACTCCCCTATTCGAATCTTGCTTATTTTATGGTAACAAACGATTTTAATAAGAACGGCAAACCGGAATTTTGGGTGGGTTCTCAATTTCTTCCCACATATACTTATCCTTTTCTAGTTCTTTGGTGTTTTGAATCTAACGGAGATAACAGTTATGAACTAATTCATCAGATTTATCTTATTGATGCAGAATCCTGGATTACAGGTTATGCCCTACCTTCGGATATAGATAACGACGGAGAGGAGGAACTAGTAATTTGCGTAGCCGAAAATTTTGTAATTATCTTAAAACCCAAGCGAGTTGAAGGCAAATATATCTTTGAACCGTTTTATATCAATTTTTCAAAAAGGTTTAACTATTTTTCTGTCAATACTTATGACTTCGACAATGACGGTAAGCTGGAACTAACTATATCGGGAGACAGGTGGCGAACTTCTCCATCTCAAGCATGGACTGCCACGCGGATTTATAAAGAAAATTTTCTATCAAGCGTTAAAAATGATAAAAATACTAAACTGGAAAATTTTAGAATAAGTCACAGCTATCCAAATCCATTTAACAGTAAAACACAGTTTAAACTTCTTGTTCCAAATAACCTTAAATCCAATCACTTTGATATTAGAATATTTAATCTCTTAGGAAAAGAAATAAAAGTCTTATTAAATCAGGAATTGTATTCGGGCGGTCATTTTATAGAATGGGATGGTAAAAACAATGATGGATATGAACTTGCTAGCGGAATGTATTTCATACAGGTCAAAAACCTGCAAACTATTCAAACAATCAAAACAATTTTAATTAAATAG